In Achromobacter xylosoxidans A8, a single window of DNA contains:
- the ctaD gene encoding cytochrome c oxidase subunit I: MSSVTVDHVSPGHGHGHDDHHHAIPSGWRRWLFATNHKDIGTMYLIFSFVMLLEGGTLALLLRTELFEPGLQFFRPELFNQFTTMHGLVMVFGAVMPAFVGFANWMIPMQIGASDMAFARMNNFSFWLLPVAAIMLTASFFVPGGATAAGWTLYAPLSLQMGPGMDLAIFALHIMGASSIMGAINIIVTILNMRAPGLTLMKMPLFCWTWLITAFLLLAVMPVLAAAITMVLTDRHFGTGFFNAAAGGDPVLYQHVFWFFGHPEVYIMILPAFGIVSAIVPAFARKKLFGYASMVYATASIAVLSFIVWAHHMFTTGMPVTGQLYFMYATMLISIPTGVKVFNWVATMWRGSMTFETPMLFSIGFIFVFTMGGFTGLILSVAPIDIQVHDTYYVVAHFHYVLVAGSLFALFAGAYYWVPKWTGRMYSEKLGKLHFWSTLISFNVTFFPMHFLGLAGMPRRYADYAGQFTTFHQMATIGAFWFGLSQLIFLWAMLRCYRGKGDVAAAKPWEGAEGLEWTVPSPAPFHTFETPPEVK; this comes from the coding sequence ATGAGCAGCGTCACTGTAGACCACGTGTCGCCGGGCCACGGCCACGGTCACGATGACCACCACCACGCCATCCCCTCCGGTTGGCGCCGCTGGCTTTTCGCCACGAACCACAAAGACATCGGGACGATGTATCTCATCTTCTCGTTCGTCATGCTGCTGGAAGGCGGCACGCTGGCACTGCTGCTGCGCACCGAGCTCTTCGAGCCGGGCCTGCAGTTCTTCCGCCCCGAACTCTTCAACCAGTTCACCACCATGCACGGCCTGGTCATGGTGTTCGGCGCGGTCATGCCGGCCTTCGTGGGCTTCGCCAACTGGATGATCCCGATGCAGATCGGCGCCTCCGACATGGCGTTCGCCCGCATGAACAACTTCAGCTTCTGGCTGCTGCCGGTGGCCGCGATCATGCTGACCGCGTCGTTCTTCGTGCCTGGCGGCGCTACCGCGGCCGGCTGGACGCTGTACGCGCCGCTGTCGCTGCAGATGGGCCCGGGCATGGATCTGGCGATCTTCGCGCTGCACATCATGGGCGCTTCGTCCATCATGGGCGCGATCAACATCATCGTCACCATCCTGAACATGCGCGCGCCCGGCCTGACGCTGATGAAGATGCCGCTGTTCTGCTGGACCTGGCTGATCACCGCCTTCCTGCTGCTGGCCGTGATGCCGGTGCTGGCCGCCGCCATCACCATGGTGCTCACCGACCGCCATTTCGGCACGGGCTTCTTCAACGCGGCCGCCGGCGGCGACCCGGTCCTATACCAGCACGTGTTCTGGTTCTTCGGGCACCCCGAGGTCTACATCATGATCTTGCCGGCGTTCGGCATCGTGTCGGCCATCGTGCCCGCGTTCGCCCGCAAGAAGCTGTTCGGCTACGCCTCGATGGTCTACGCCACCGCCTCGATCGCCGTGCTGTCCTTCATCGTCTGGGCGCACCACATGTTCACCACCGGCATGCCGGTGACGGGCCAGCTTTACTTCATGTACGCCACCATGCTCATCTCCATCCCGACCGGGGTGAAGGTGTTCAACTGGGTGGCTACGATGTGGCGCGGCTCCATGACGTTCGAGACGCCCATGCTGTTCTCGATCGGCTTCATCTTCGTGTTCACCATGGGCGGCTTTACCGGGCTGATCCTGTCGGTGGCCCCGATCGACATCCAGGTCCACGACACCTACTACGTGGTCGCGCACTTCCACTACGTGCTGGTGGCGGGCTCGCTGTTCGCCCTGTTCGCCGGCGCCTACTACTGGGTGCCCAAGTGGACGGGCCGCATGTACAGCGAAAAGCTGGGCAAGCTGCACTTCTGGTCGACGCTGATCTCGTTCAACGTCACCTTCTTCCCGATGCACTTCCTGGGCCTGGCAGGCATGCCGCGCCGCTACGCCGACTACGCCGGCCAGTTCACGACCTTCCACCAGATGGCGACCATTGGCGCGTTCTGGTTCGGCCTGTCGCAACTGATCTTCCTGTGGGCGATGCTGCGTTGCTACCGGGGCAAGGGTGACGTCGCCGCGGCCAAGCCGTGGGAAGGCGCCGAAGGCCTGGAATGGACCGTGCCCTCGCCCGCTCCTTTCCACACCTTCGAAACCCCGCCCGAAGTGAAGTGA
- a CDS encoding NUDIX hydrolase, with the protein MPKQLSDLYADLRARAQEPAPEGARALYIAGRRCGWATHAACDALRDAPGIATDGESLRIGADLQPGADLNSVLEQAAQLLRQANCLRGWRDELLDVLDGDDALGVIERAAVRPLGLLTKAVHLNAWTPDGRLWVARRALSKSTDPGMWDTLVGGLAGSREDLELALVRECGEEAGLDEPDLQRRSPLRTILRIHRRLPEGYQVEDVLTSTCVLAADVRPANRDGEVMEIATIDAATAVRQIAEGEFTLEAALVIIEDIMQRRAAGEIPA; encoded by the coding sequence ATGCCCAAGCAGTTGTCCGACTTGTACGCCGACCTGCGCGCCCGCGCGCAAGAGCCCGCTCCGGAAGGCGCGCGCGCTTTATATATAGCGGGGCGCCGCTGCGGCTGGGCCACGCATGCTGCTTGCGATGCGTTGCGCGACGCGCCCGGCATCGCGACGGACGGTGAATCCTTGCGCATCGGTGCGGACCTGCAACCCGGCGCAGACCTGAACAGCGTGCTCGAACAAGCCGCGCAACTGTTGCGCCAAGCCAACTGCCTGCGCGGCTGGCGCGACGAATTGCTGGATGTTTTGGATGGCGACGATGCGCTGGGCGTGATCGAACGCGCGGCGGTGCGGCCGCTGGGCCTGCTTACCAAGGCCGTGCATCTGAATGCCTGGACGCCGGATGGCCGCCTGTGGGTCGCGCGACGTGCACTCAGCAAGTCGACCGATCCCGGTATGTGGGACACACTGGTCGGCGGCCTGGCCGGCAGCCGCGAAGACCTGGAACTGGCACTGGTGCGCGAATGCGGCGAAGAAGCGGGACTGGACGAGCCCGACCTGCAGCGGCGCTCGCCCCTGCGCACCATCCTGCGCATCCATCGCCGCCTGCCCGAGGGCTACCAGGTGGAAGATGTCCTGACCAGCACCTGCGTGCTCGCGGCGGATGTGCGCCCGGCCAACCGGGACGGCGAGGTGATGGAGATCGCCACCATCGACGCGGCCACGGCCGTGCGTCAGATCGCGGAAGGCGAATTTACGCTGGAAGCGGCGCTGGTGATCATCGAAGACATCATGCAGCGCCGCGCGGCAGGCGAAATCCCGGCCTAG
- a CDS encoding glycine zipper 2TM domain-containing protein codes for MSTSAKIESARRAIHPLVAAAAIAVIVMCTVGVAAVMGWLPSPSANPHADEPVAEAGPEGANLAPAPQAAVPPAPAQQGAQASAAPRSQAQTQAPAPAQRPAPQACASCGVVESVRQVQVPVKDNSDHLIGTIGGGVVGGVVGNQFGGGSGKTALTVLGAVGGALAGREVERNIRQQQTVTHYELTVRMNDGSTRQFRSAQPFAFASGDHVRVENNQLLRG; via the coding sequence ATGAGTACATCCGCCAAAATCGAATCCGCGCGCCGCGCCATCCATCCCTTGGTTGCCGCGGCAGCGATCGCCGTCATCGTCATGTGTACGGTGGGCGTGGCCGCCGTGATGGGCTGGCTGCCCTCGCCTTCGGCCAATCCGCATGCGGACGAGCCGGTGGCCGAGGCCGGCCCGGAAGGCGCCAACCTGGCGCCCGCGCCACAGGCCGCCGTGCCACCCGCGCCAGCCCAGCAAGGGGCCCAGGCGTCCGCCGCGCCGCGTTCCCAGGCTCAGACCCAGGCGCCAGCACCTGCCCAGCGTCCCGCGCCGCAAGCCTGCGCGAGCTGCGGCGTGGTGGAATCGGTCCGACAAGTGCAGGTACCCGTCAAGGACAATAGCGATCACCTCATCGGCACCATCGGCGGCGGCGTGGTCGGGGGCGTCGTGGGCAACCAGTTCGGCGGCGGCAGCGGCAAGACGGCACTGACCGTGCTGGGCGCGGTGGGCGGCGCTTTGGCAGGCCGTGAAGTTGAGCGTAATATCAGACAGCAACAAACGGTGACGCACTATGAACTCACGGTGCGCATGAACGACGGCAGCACGCGCCAATTCCGCAGCGCGCAGCCGTTCGCCTTTGCGTCCGGCGATCATGTGCGCGTGGAGAACAATCAGCTGCTGCGCGGATGA
- a CDS encoding DUF2970 domain-containing protein — protein sequence MSDDLRETSQRKLSFLQTMKAVAWGFFGVRKGAGHREDVAKLNPVHVIVAGLLAAAIFVTVLVLIVRWAVSSLT from the coding sequence ATGAGCGACGACCTGCGCGAAACCTCCCAGCGCAAGCTGAGTTTCCTTCAGACCATGAAGGCGGTGGCGTGGGGGTTTTTCGGGGTGCGCAAGGGGGCAGGCCACCGGGAAGACGTCGCCAAGCTCAACCCGGTCCATGTGATCGTGGCGGGGCTGCTGGCAGCGGCCATCTTCGTTACTGTGCTGGTATTAATTGTGCGTTGGGCCGTTTCCAGCCTGACTTGA
- a CDS encoding PhaM family polyhydroxyalkanoate granule multifunctional regulatory protein, with the protein MSDQHTNPFVLPGMGQHSDLSGNPLLASMEMMRQAWAGLTGPGGLASSLPMAPPMNLEDLDRRIAELRSVENWLRMNLSMLSSTIQGMEVQRSTISTLRAFVDSAANLDMGAFQDSGAASPLEVVLGLKPGPKSAPKPAPAAEGAKAKGEEAAGQQQAAAPGMSEQMGAAAQSASKAWWDLLQQQFNQIAAATAASMPAAPADAAAKAGPKTGESKAAAAPAAKASKPAARKSAAPRKAAKKTGPDAS; encoded by the coding sequence ATGAGCGACCAACACACCAACCCGTTCGTTCTGCCCGGCATGGGCCAGCATTCCGACCTGTCGGGCAACCCGCTACTGGCCAGCATGGAAATGATGCGCCAGGCCTGGGCGGGCCTGACCGGACCCGGAGGCCTGGCCAGCAGCCTGCCCATGGCTCCCCCGATGAACCTGGAAGACCTGGATCGCCGGATCGCGGAATTGCGTTCCGTGGAAAACTGGCTGCGCATGAACCTGTCCATGCTGTCCAGCACGATCCAGGGCATGGAAGTCCAGCGTTCCACCATCAGCACGCTGCGCGCCTTCGTGGACAGCGCAGCCAACCTGGATATGGGCGCCTTCCAGGACAGCGGCGCGGCCTCCCCGCTGGAAGTGGTGCTGGGCCTGAAGCCCGGCCCTAAGTCCGCACCCAAGCCGGCCCCTGCCGCCGAAGGCGCCAAGGCCAAGGGCGAAGAGGCCGCAGGGCAGCAGCAAGCCGCCGCGCCGGGCATGAGCGAGCAGATGGGCGCCGCGGCGCAATCGGCTTCCAAGGCCTGGTGGGATCTGCTGCAGCAGCAGTTCAATCAGATCGCCGCCGCCACCGCGGCCTCCATGCCGGCGGCGCCTGCCGATGCCGCGGCCAAGGCCGGGCCTAAGACTGGCGAGTCCAAAGCCGCAGCCGCGCCCGCAGCCAAGGCGTCCAAACCCGCGGCCCGCAAGTCCGCGGCGCCTCGCAAGGCCGCCAAGAAAACCGGACCGGACGCCAGCTAG
- the coxB gene encoding cytochrome c oxidase subunit II yields MKKWRGILGACAMLIGSVAGAQVQDMPGGPKVNQLNLHEGVTAISRDIMWLHWMLLTICIVIFIGVFGVMFYSIWAHRKSRGHKAATFHEHLGVEVAWTVIPFIIVIAMALPATKTVVAMKDTSSADLTVKVTGYQWKWGYEYLDGSATGIKFLSTLSTPRAQIENREPKGEFYLMEVDNHLVVPANKKVRIVLTAADVIHSWMIPDFGVKQDAIPGFLRDTWFNADKPGIYRGQCAELCGKDHAFMPIVVEVMAQADYDKWVEDQKKKMAANADDPNKEWTEAELVARGEKVFAANCVACHQANGKGIPGSFPPLDGDKVVLGPKAEQINTVLKGKPGTAMAAFGGQLNDVEIAAVISYTRHAWSNAGKGQDPTVLPKDVAAAR; encoded by the coding sequence ATGAAGAAGTGGAGAGGGATACTGGGGGCTTGTGCGATGCTGATTGGCAGCGTGGCAGGTGCTCAGGTGCAAGACATGCCCGGCGGCCCGAAGGTCAATCAGCTCAACCTGCATGAAGGTGTCACGGCGATCTCGCGCGACATCATGTGGTTGCATTGGATGTTGCTCACGATCTGTATCGTGATCTTCATCGGCGTCTTTGGAGTGATGTTCTACTCCATCTGGGCGCACCGCAAATCCAGGGGCCACAAGGCCGCGACCTTCCACGAGCATCTGGGCGTGGAAGTGGCCTGGACCGTCATCCCGTTCATCATCGTCATCGCCATGGCGTTGCCCGCCACCAAGACGGTGGTCGCGATGAAAGACACCTCCAGCGCCGACCTCACCGTGAAGGTCACCGGCTACCAATGGAAGTGGGGCTACGAGTACCTCGACGGTTCGGCCACCGGCATCAAGTTCCTCTCCACGCTGTCCACGCCGCGCGCGCAGATCGAGAACCGCGAGCCCAAGGGCGAGTTCTACCTGATGGAAGTGGACAACCACCTGGTCGTCCCCGCGAACAAGAAAGTCCGCATCGTGCTGACCGCGGCCGACGTCATCCACTCCTGGATGATTCCGGACTTCGGCGTGAAGCAGGACGCCATCCCGGGCTTCCTGCGCGACACCTGGTTCAACGCCGACAAGCCCGGTATCTACCGCGGCCAGTGCGCCGAACTGTGCGGCAAGGATCACGCATTCATGCCCATCGTCGTGGAAGTCATGGCGCAAGCCGACTACGATAAGTGGGTTGAAGACCAAAAGAAGAAGATGGCGGCAAACGCCGACGATCCCAATAAAGAGTGGACGGAAGCCGAACTGGTTGCCCGCGGCGAAAAGGTCTTCGCGGCGAATTGCGTGGCCTGTCACCAGGCCAACGGCAAGGGCATCCCGGGCAGTTTCCCCCCGCTCGACGGAGACAAGGTTGTTCTGGGCCCGAAGGCGGAACAGATCAACACCGTGCTGAAGGGCAAGCCCGGCACCGCGATGGCGGCATTCGGCGGGCAGCTCAACGATGTCGAGATCGCAGCGGTCATCAGCTATACGCGCCATGCCTGGAGCAATGCAGGCAAGGGGCAGGACCCGACGGTTCTACCGAAGGACGTGGCGGCTGCGCGCTGA
- a CDS encoding cytochrome oxidase small assembly protein, with product MTPEQRRRNKIAGLVLLAFVIAVFAWTVLRGSALLSGVAVS from the coding sequence ATGACACCCGAGCAGCGCCGCCGCAACAAGATCGCAGGTCTGGTCCTGCTGGCATTCGTCATTGCCGTGTTCGCCTGGACCGTGTTGCGCGGCTCGGCGCTGTTGTCCGGCGTCGCGGTCAGTTAG
- a CDS encoding COX15/CtaA family protein, whose protein sequence is MERIKARYRKLVFFTWFLTLDLIMFGAFVRLTDSGLGCPDWPGCYGSVTPLGAMGDIHEASQAMPFGPVTLSKAWIEMIHRYVGTILGMLIIGIVYMAWRYRSQLGRSPRLAVVTLIAVCVQGAFGAWTVTHKLMPVVVTAHLVFGLSVLALMTWLSARERPHLAIAAAAARWKPWVAGGFALLLVQVTLGGWVSTNYAALACMDFPMCHGAWVPEMDFHGGYSIIRALGELPSGEMISQPALTAIHWVHRNFAFVVFLYLGILAWRLRAEPGLRGPATLMLALLGAQLLTGLTTIFFQWPLLIAVLHNGGAAGLTLAAVVLMVRLSTAGRAPAWDYGPNSVRV, encoded by the coding sequence ATCGAACGCATCAAAGCGCGTTATCGCAAGCTGGTCTTCTTTACCTGGTTCCTGACGCTGGACCTGATCATGTTCGGCGCCTTCGTGCGGCTGACGGATTCGGGCCTGGGTTGTCCCGACTGGCCCGGCTGCTACGGCAGCGTGACGCCGCTGGGCGCGATGGGCGATATCCACGAAGCGTCGCAGGCCATGCCGTTCGGCCCGGTCACGCTATCCAAGGCCTGGATCGAAATGATCCACCGCTATGTCGGCACCATCCTGGGCATGCTGATCATCGGCATCGTCTACATGGCGTGGCGCTACCGCAGCCAGCTGGGCCGCTCGCCCAGGTTGGCGGTCGTGACCCTGATCGCGGTTTGCGTGCAGGGCGCGTTCGGCGCCTGGACCGTGACGCACAAGCTGATGCCCGTGGTCGTGACCGCGCACCTGGTGTTCGGCCTGTCGGTGCTGGCGCTGATGACCTGGCTGTCCGCCCGCGAGCGTCCGCATCTGGCCATAGCCGCGGCGGCCGCGCGCTGGAAGCCCTGGGTGGCCGGGGGCTTTGCCCTGCTGCTGGTGCAAGTGACGCTGGGCGGCTGGGTCAGTACCAACTATGCCGCGCTGGCCTGCATGGATTTCCCCATGTGCCACGGGGCCTGGGTGCCGGAAATGGACTTCCATGGCGGCTATTCGATCATCCGCGCCCTGGGCGAGCTGCCGTCGGGTGAGATGATTTCCCAGCCGGCGCTGACCGCGATCCACTGGGTCCACCGCAACTTCGCCTTCGTGGTGTTCTTGTATCTGGGCATATTGGCCTGGCGCCTGCGCGCCGAGCCCGGCCTGCGCGGCCCGGCCACGCTGATGCTGGCACTGCTGGGCGCGCAACTGCTGACCGGCCTGACCACGATCTTTTTCCAGTGGCCGCTGTTGATCGCGGTGCTGCACAATGGAGGCGCCGCCGGCCTGACCCTGGCCGCGGTGGTTTTGATGGTGCGTTTGTCCACAGCTGGACGTGCGCCTGCCTGGGACTACGGCCCCAATTCGGTGCGCGTTTAA
- a CDS encoding SURF1 family protein: MARPHSTRYTVAALLLLGVAVIILASLGQWQLRRGDERRAILAAIEAGRKQAPLPLTPATDPAQMTAWRSAQASGVWLPQFSVLLDNRNHDGKPGYWLATPLLLDADARRAVLVLRGWIPRVMGTQGQGPAQPPLPATPAGPQTVTGELSPRVPRLFEIWTLGGAEQSALPASLPAADGVLPQVQNLPLDAYAKSTGLALLPTVLSQSAGNADDGLVRDWPQPSVDFQQNTSYAVQWFAFASIAAVAWLVVLGGAVRRMRRAQNAPGA, encoded by the coding sequence ATGGCCCGACCGCATTCAACCCGATACACGGTAGCCGCCTTGCTGTTGCTGGGCGTCGCCGTGATCATCCTGGCATCGCTGGGGCAATGGCAATTGCGCCGTGGCGATGAGCGACGCGCCATTCTGGCCGCTATCGAAGCAGGCCGCAAGCAAGCGCCGCTGCCCTTGACCCCGGCTACCGACCCCGCCCAGATGACCGCCTGGCGTTCGGCCCAGGCCTCCGGGGTCTGGCTGCCGCAATTCAGTGTACTGCTGGACAACCGCAACCACGACGGCAAGCCCGGCTACTGGCTGGCCACGCCGCTGCTGCTGGACGCCGATGCGCGCCGCGCCGTGCTGGTGTTGCGCGGCTGGATTCCGCGCGTCATGGGGACCCAGGGGCAAGGCCCCGCGCAGCCGCCGCTGCCGGCCACGCCTGCGGGGCCGCAGACGGTGACGGGCGAGCTCTCGCCGCGCGTGCCGCGCCTGTTCGAGATCTGGACGCTGGGCGGGGCGGAACAGTCCGCCTTGCCGGCGTCGCTGCCGGCGGCGGATGGCGTCTTGCCCCAGGTGCAGAACCTGCCACTGGACGCATACGCCAAATCCACCGGCCTGGCCCTGCTGCCCACGGTGCTGTCGCAATCCGCCGGCAATGCGGACGATGGCCTGGTGCGGGACTGGCCGCAGCCGTCCGTGGACTTCCAGCAGAACACGTCCTATGCCGTACAGTGGTTTGCTTTTGCCTCGATTGCCGCCGTTGCATGGTTGGTGGTGCTGGGGGGCGCCGTCCGGCGTATGCGGCGCGCACAGAACGCGCCCGGGGCCTGA
- a CDS encoding DUF3717 domain-containing protein encodes MDAITLPQLEQAINYWRNISPSVGEESRLCPEAAALATPYALMIMAHQREIPAAELSDKARAALAGWAAAGK; translated from the coding sequence ATGGATGCCATCACCCTGCCCCAGCTCGAACAGGCCATCAACTACTGGCGCAATATTTCGCCGTCAGTGGGCGAAGAATCCCGCCTGTGCCCCGAGGCTGCCGCGCTGGCCACGCCTTACGCGCTGATGATCATGGCGCACCAGCGCGAGATCCCCGCCGCCGAACTGAGCGACAAAGCCCGTGCCGCGCTGGCAGGCTGGGCCGCGGCCGGCAAGTAA
- a CDS encoding cytochrome c oxidase subunit 3, whose product MSASHSVQGKEAPYYFVPADSGHPVRTAVALLFMGLSAAAWINGVSWAKWTLLGGFIGLIVVLYYWFGDAIHESEIGLNSKRIDGSYRWGMSWFIFSEVMFFAAFFGALWYTRTITTPWLGDMDHRLMLWPDFQAVWPNFGPAGVVEHFQTVGPFWLPTINTALLLSSGVTLTIAHHALRENHRGKTIFWLLATVVLGFLFVTCQAYEYHHAYTELNLKFNSGAYGSLFYMLTGFHGFHVLLGATMLTVILVRLIRGHFTADHHFGFEGAAWYWHFVDVVWLGLYLFVYWF is encoded by the coding sequence ATGAGTGCAAGCCACTCGGTTCAAGGTAAAGAGGCACCGTACTACTTCGTGCCCGCCGATTCGGGTCATCCCGTGCGTACGGCTGTGGCGCTGTTGTTCATGGGCCTGAGCGCCGCGGCCTGGATCAACGGCGTCAGCTGGGCCAAATGGACCCTGCTGGGGGGCTTCATCGGCTTGATCGTGGTGCTGTACTACTGGTTTGGCGACGCCATCCACGAATCCGAGATCGGCCTGAACAGCAAGCGCATCGACGGTTCCTACCGTTGGGGCATGAGCTGGTTCATCTTCTCGGAAGTCATGTTCTTCGCGGCGTTCTTCGGCGCCCTCTGGTACACGCGCACCATCACCACGCCGTGGCTGGGCGACATGGATCACCGCCTGATGCTGTGGCCCGACTTCCAGGCCGTGTGGCCGAACTTCGGCCCTGCCGGCGTGGTCGAGCACTTCCAGACTGTCGGTCCCTTCTGGCTGCCCACCATCAACACCGCGCTGTTGCTGAGCTCCGGCGTCACGCTGACTATCGCCCACCACGCGCTGCGCGAGAACCATCGCGGCAAGACCATCTTCTGGCTGCTGGCCACGGTCGTGCTGGGCTTCCTGTTCGTGACCTGTCAGGCTTACGAATACCACCATGCCTATACCGAGCTGAACCTGAAGTTCAATTCGGGCGCCTACGGTTCGCTGTTCTACATGTTGACGGGCTTCCACGGCTTCCACGTGCTGCTGGGCGCCACCATGTTGACGGTCATTCTGGTCCGCCTGATCCGCGGCCATTTCACGGCCGATCATCACTTCGGTTTCGAAGGCGCCGCCTGGTACTGGCACTTCGTGGACGTGGTGTGGCTGGGCCTGTACCTGTTCGTGTACTGGTTCTGA
- a CDS encoding twin transmembrane helix small protein, whose translation MRVFVVLAFIGILASLASALVYLMRDKGTTSRTVNALTVRIGLSVALFLFVLFAHHMGWIESTGLR comes from the coding sequence ATGCGCGTTTTCGTCGTCCTGGCCTTCATCGGGATTCTGGCCAGCCTGGCATCGGCCCTGGTCTACCTGATGCGGGACAAGGGAACCACCAGCCGCACGGTCAACGCGCTGACGGTACGCATCGGCTTATCGGTGGCCCTGTTCCTGTTCGTGCTGTTCGCCCACCACATGGGCTGGATCGAGAGCACAGGCCTTAGATAG
- the cyoE gene encoding heme o synthase gives MTSIAAPQPGLFRQYFVLTKPRVTQLAVFCAVIGMFLAAPGIPDMRRVLFGTLGIWLLAAAAFAINCLIEQEIDARMLRTARRGTARGTISSFQVLSMSGLLGGAGMFVLYHMVNPLTMWLTFATFVGYAVIYTVILKPRTPQNIVIGGLSGAMPPALGWATVADSVPAEAWILVLIIFIWTPPHFWALALYRNHDYAKSGLPMLPVTHGNQFTRLHILLYSVALVATTLLPYAIRMSGELYLLSALVLGGMFVSYAWRLYRAYSDELARSMFRFSILYLALLFGALLVDHWVGLLR, from the coding sequence ATGACCAGTATTGCCGCTCCTCAGCCCGGATTGTTCCGCCAGTATTTCGTCCTCACCAAGCCGCGTGTGACGCAGCTGGCGGTGTTTTGCGCCGTGATCGGCATGTTCCTGGCGGCGCCGGGCATTCCCGACATGCGCCGGGTGCTGTTCGGCACCCTGGGCATCTGGCTGCTGGCCGCGGCCGCCTTCGCCATCAATTGCCTGATCGAACAGGAAATCGATGCCCGCATGCTGCGCACCGCGCGCCGCGGCACCGCGCGCGGCACGATTTCGTCGTTCCAGGTGCTGAGCATGTCCGGCCTGCTGGGCGGCGCCGGCATGTTCGTGCTGTATCACATGGTCAACCCGCTGACCATGTGGCTGACCTTTGCCACCTTCGTGGGCTACGCGGTCATCTACACCGTCATCCTCAAGCCGCGCACGCCGCAGAACATCGTCATCGGCGGCCTGTCGGGCGCCATGCCTCCGGCCCTGGGTTGGGCCACCGTGGCGGACTCGGTGCCGGCCGAGGCCTGGATCCTGGTGCTGATCATCTTCATCTGGACGCCGCCGCACTTCTGGGCGCTGGCGCTCTACCGCAACCACGATTACGCCAAGTCTGGCCTGCCCATGCTGCCGGTGACGCACGGCAACCAGTTCACGCGCCTGCACATCCTTTTGTATAGCGTGGCGCTGGTCGCCACCACGCTGCTGCCTTACGCCATCCGCATGAGCGGCGAACTTTACTTGCTGTCGGCACTGGTGCTGGGCGGCATGTTCGTTTCCTATGCCTGGCGGCTGTACCGTGCCTACAGCGACGAACTGGCGCGCAGCATGTTCCGTTTTTCCATACTCTACCTGGCGCTGCTGTTCGGCGCCCTGCTGGTGGACCACTGGGTCGGCCTGCTGCGCTGA
- a CDS encoding SCO family protein gives MSVFSASRRLVLRASAAAAFTVALAACGDNAPVFKGSDISGTQLGRGMELVDYNGKTRQLSDFAGKVVVVFFGFTQCPDVCPTSLAELTEVMKKLGPDADRVQVLLITVDPERDTPEVLKQYVTAFDPRFLGLTGTPDQVKKAAASFKAYYAKAPTKDGNYTMDHTAAFYLLDGKGESRVLANNNIGVDALTQDIKALLKG, from the coding sequence ATGTCCGTGTTTTCCGCCAGCCGCCGGCTGGTCCTGCGCGCGAGCGCAGCCGCCGCTTTCACCGTTGCCCTGGCCGCCTGCGGCGACAACGCGCCTGTGTTCAAAGGCAGCGACATCAGCGGCACCCAGCTGGGCCGCGGCATGGAGCTGGTCGACTACAACGGCAAGACGCGCCAGCTGTCCGATTTCGCCGGCAAGGTGGTGGTCGTGTTCTTCGGTTTCACGCAGTGTCCGGACGTGTGTCCGACCTCGCTGGCCGAACTGACTGAAGTCATGAAGAAGCTGGGTCCGGACGCCGACCGCGTGCAGGTGCTGCTGATCACGGTGGACCCCGAGCGCGACACGCCTGAAGTCCTCAAGCAGTACGTCACCGCCTTCGATCCGCGCTTTCTGGGGCTCACCGGCACGCCGGATCAGGTCAAGAAGGCCGCTGCGTCCTTCAAAGCCTATTACGCCAAGGCGCCTACCAAGGACGGCAACTACACCATGGACCACACGGCCGCGTTCTACCTGCTGGACGGCAAGGGCGAATCGCGCGTGCTGGCCAACAACAACATCGGGGTGGACGCCCTGACGCAGGACATCAAGGCCCTGCTCAAAGGTTGA